The Crassaminicella indica genomic interval CTTCTAACTTCATTATATCTTGGCGACACTTCATATCCTAATTTTTCAAAAATTCTTGCGCAAAAAATAGATCCTTTTATCGCTTCACTAACAACTTTTGGTGCCATAAAAAGTCCCTGAAACATACTTCTTGTAAGCCCAAATGTTAATCCACATTCTTTTCCGATCCCAGGAGAAGTCATTCTATAGGAAATCAATTCTATAAGATCTTTTCTTCCTACAATGTACCCTCCTGTTAAAGCTAATCCTCCACCAGGATTTTTAATTAAAGAGCCTGCCATAATATCTACTCCTACTTCAGTAGGTTCTAATATATCTAAAAACTCTCCATAGCAGTTATCAACCATACAAATTACATCTGGTTTAATAGATTTAGCCGTTTTTACAATCTTTTTGATATCCTCAATCATTAATGCCTTTCTCCAGCTGTATCCTGTTGATCTTTGTATGTAAACCATCTTTGTCTTTTCTGTAATAGATTTTGCTAATAATTCTAAATCTACTTCTCCATTTTCTTTAAAATCTACTTGTCTGTAACTTACACCAAATTCTTTTAATGAACCCTTTCCCTCTCCTCTGATTCCTATGACCTCTTCTAAGGTATCATAAGGTCTTGCTGTTGCAGATACAATCTCATCATTCGGACGAAGTATTCCAGTAAGACACAAAGTTAATGCATGAGTACCATTCACAATAGTAGGTCTTACAATAGCATCTTCTGTTTTAAAAAGATTTGCATAAACCTTTTCGATAGCTTCTCTACCTGCATCATTATATCCATATCCCGTATTCCAATTAAAATGTGTATCACTGATCCTTGCATCTTGCATGATTTTTAGTACTTTGTATTGATTATATTCTTTTACTTCATCAATCTTTTTAAAGCTTTCTTCAATCTCTTTTTCTACTTCTAAAGCTAAATTATATATTTTACTATTTATATGCATTTTTTCTTTTAAAAAATCTTTTATATGTCTTTTCATCCTATCACCATCCATTATATATGCTTTTACTAATTTAAAATCTATAAGCTGTCAACCATGCAATCCTTCTGTATTTTAACACATTCATTCATCATTATCAATTTGACCTACATAAAGAGAATAATAACATATCTTTTCAAAAAAATAAGAACAACATTTTGTTGCCCTTATTTTTCTTATTTATTCATTTTCTTGCTCTTGTTTTTTATTTTGTACAAAATTAATAGCCTTTAACGGTGTAATAGTTGAAATAGCATGCTTATAAATCATATGCTGTCTTCCATCACTATCTATTACAATAGTATAGCTGTCAAAACCCTTTACAGTTCCCTTTATTTGAAACCCATTGATCAAGTATACGGTTATAGGCATATGTTCTTTCCTTACCTGATTCAAGAATATATCTTGAAGATTTATTGCATTTTTCATAAATACCCCTCCTAAAATGATGTCATTAGTTAAAATATTCTATAAAAGATTTAAATTTCCTTCTACATATTTTATAATATCCTCTTCTAATTCTTGTTTTGACTTGTAATCACAAAAATCAAACCATTTTATTTGGTCATATCTTTTAAACCATGTTATCTGCCTTTTTGCATAACGACGTGTATCTCTTTTCAAAAGGCTTATAGCTTCTTCCAAATCATATTCTCCTTTTAGATAACGAATAATCTCCTTATAACCTAATCCTTTCATAGATATATCTTCTTCATCTAATCCAAGCTTCATTAAATCCTTTACTTCTTCAATTAGACCACATTTTATCATTAAATCTACTCTCATATTTATTCTTTCATAGAGCTCTTGACGATCTCTTATTAGCCCTATTAACACATAATTATATTCTTCATTTTCTATTAAAGCATTCTTAAAGTCTTTTATTCTTCCCCCATTTTCAATAACCTCTAATGCTCTAATCACTCTTTTTATATTATTAGGATGAATACGAGCAGCTGCCTCTTTATCCTTTTCAAAGAGCTTTTGATGCAAATATTCATTTCCAAATTTTTGTGCCAAATCTTCTAATTTTTTTCTAAATGTCCAATCAGAAGTAGTTTGTGTAAAGTCAATATTGTATATAAGAGCATTCACATATAATCCTGTTCCTCCAACAACAATAGGTAGCTTGTTTTTTTCAATGATCTTATCAATATATTCCTTTGCTTTTTCCTGAAAATCTGCTACAGAAAACCGTTCTCTAGGATCAATTTCATCCATTAGATAATGAGGAATTCCTGATTTTTCTTCTTCTGTTGGTTTTGCACTACCAATATTCATATATTTATAAACCTGCATAGAGTCTGCAGAAATGATCTCACCATTTAATCTTTTTGCAACATTAATAGATATTTCTGTTTTGCCAACTGCAGTAGGTCCAACGATAATTAAAAGAGGTTTTTTCATAATCTTCCTCCTATATTCTCTTGAATTTCTTTTCAATATCATATTTACTCATAGATATAATAACTGGTCTTCCATGAGGACATGTATATGGATTTTCAAGCTCAGATAACTGCTTCATAAGTTCTTCAATCTCTAAAGGAGCTAATTGATCATTTGCCTTAATAGCCTGTTTACATGACATGGATATTATTTTTTCTATTTTTATATCATAACTAGATTGAATATCTTTTTTAAGATTATCAACAATCTCTATAAAAAACTTTTTTGCTTCTGGTTTACCAAAAACAACAGGTACAGATCTTATAATTAATGAATTTATCCCAAATTCTTCTATTTCAAACCCTAAACTAATAAATATGTTCTTATTTTTTTTTACCATTTCAAATTCTCCAAGGGATAACTCTATTAAAATAGGTGCTAGCAATTTTTGACTAACAGGAGACTGTGCTTGATAATTCTTTAATAATCTGTCATATATAATTCTTTCATGTGCTGCATGTTGATCAATTAAATACATAGACGCTTCATCTTGTCCTATTAGATATGTATTAAAAAGCTGTCCTAATATACGAATCCCTTGAATCTTTTCTTTATTTTTATTGTACTTTCTTTCATCTATTAATGTATTGTTGGTTTTGAAATCTTTGTTCTTTATATCCTTGTGAAAATTTTGATTTGCAACTTTAATATTTTCTTTTTCAGAAAAAGCTCCTGTAAGCTTTTGTTCTGTTTTATTATTTGCATGATAGCTTGATTTATCCTCACAAACTAAACTTTCATCTCTTGTATTTACAGGATTGATCCATTCATCTTCTTTTTTAATAATTTTTGTTTTATCCAATTCACTAGACTCTTTCAGTACAGGTAAATCTAATATCCTTTCTTGATAACCGTCTTCTTTTTTCTTAGGTCTTTCAAAGCTTACACTTGGAATTAGATTTTCCTTAAGAAGTCTTTTCTTTAGTGTATTTACTACAAAATCTTTAATCCTTAATTCATTATCAAATCGAATTTCTGTTTTTGTGGGATGTATATTCACATCTATACTGTTTGGAGAAACTGTTAAATAAATAAAACATATAGGAAATCTATTAACTGTAATAAGCGTTTTATAGGCTTCTTCTATAGCATCACTAAGAATTTGATTTTTTACATAACGACCATTTACAAAAAATACCTGCAACTGCTTATTTCCTCTTGTTAAAGTTGGCTTTGAAATATATGCTTCTATATATAAGTCTTTTTGCCTATTAGATGTGTAAAACATACTCTTCGCTATTTCTTTTCCATAAATACTTGCAATATTATTCACAATACTACTTGAACCAGATGTTGTAAATACAATAGATCCATTGTTTATAAATCGAAAAGAAATATCTGGATATGCTAAAGCATATTTACTAACTAAATCACTTATATGACTTGTTTCTGTAGCCTTTGACTTCATAAATTGAAGTCTTGCTGGTACATTATAAAATAAATTTTTTATAACAAAAGTAGTCCCATTAGGACATCCTATATCTTTATGCTCTATAATTTGCCCTCCATGTAATTCTAAATAAGTACCTGATTCTACATCTCTTGTCTTTGATATTAATTCAACTTGAGATACAGCTGCAATACTTGCTAATGCTTCTCCTCTAAATCCTAATGATAAAATAGTATTCAAATCCTCAACATCTTTGATTTTACTAGTAGCATGTCTTTCAAATGCAATCCTTACATCTTCTTTATGAATACCTATTCCATTATCTGTAATTCTTATATAGCTTTTACCACCATCTTTAATTTCGATAATAATCCTAGATGCCTTTGCATCTATAGCATTTTCAACTAATTCTTTTACAACAGAACTAGGTCGGTCAACCACTTCTCCTGCTGCTATCTTATTAGCTATTTCTTTTTCAAGTCTATGAATTCTTTTGAGCATTCCATTACACCCCTCTGTTTTGAGCTATTTTTACGAGTTTATATAAATAGTTCATAGCTTCCATAGGAGTTATATCTAAAATATCTATT includes:
- a CDS encoding aminotransferase class I/II-fold pyridoxal phosphate-dependent enzyme is translated as MKRHIKDFLKEKMHINSKIYNLALEVEKEIEESFKKIDEVKEYNQYKVLKIMQDARISDTHFNWNTGYGYNDAGREAIEKVYANLFKTEDAIVRPTIVNGTHALTLCLTGILRPNDEIVSATARPYDTLEEVIGIRGEGKGSLKEFGVSYRQVDFKENGEVDLELLAKSITEKTKMVYIQRSTGYSWRKALMIEDIKKIVKTAKSIKPDVICMVDNCYGEFLDILEPTEVGVDIMAGSLIKNPGGGLALTGGYIVGRKDLIELISYRMTSPGIGKECGLTFGLTRSMFQGLFMAPKVVSEAIKGSIFCARIFEKLGYEVSPRYNEVRSDIIQSIKLGSPEGVIAFCQGVQAAAPVDSFVTPEPWDMPGYDSPVIMAAGAFVQGSSIELSADAPIKAPYIVYFQGGLTYEHAKYGVMKGIQVMVDKGCIKLT
- the hfq gene encoding RNA chaperone Hfq, with protein sequence MKNAINLQDIFLNQVRKEHMPITVYLINGFQIKGTVKGFDSYTIVIDSDGRQHMIYKHAISTITPLKAINFVQNKKQEQENE
- the miaA gene encoding tRNA (adenosine(37)-N6)-dimethylallyltransferase MiaA translates to MKKPLLIIVGPTAVGKTEISINVAKRLNGEIISADSMQVYKYMNIGSAKPTEEEKSGIPHYLMDEIDPRERFSVADFQEKAKEYIDKIIEKNKLPIVVGGTGLYVNALIYNIDFTQTTSDWTFRKKLEDLAQKFGNEYLHQKLFEKDKEAAARIHPNNIKRVIRALEVIENGGRIKDFKNALIENEEYNYVLIGLIRDRQELYERINMRVDLMIKCGLIEEVKDLMKLGLDEEDISMKGLGYKEIIRYLKGEYDLEEAISLLKRDTRRYAKRQITWFKRYDQIKWFDFCDYKSKQELEEDIIKYVEGNLNLL
- the mutL gene encoding DNA mismatch repair endonuclease MutL encodes the protein MLKRIHRLEKEIANKIAAGEVVDRPSSVVKELVENAIDAKASRIIIEIKDGGKSYIRITDNGIGIHKEDVRIAFERHATSKIKDVEDLNTILSLGFRGEALASIAAVSQVELISKTRDVESGTYLELHGGQIIEHKDIGCPNGTTFVIKNLFYNVPARLQFMKSKATETSHISDLVSKYALAYPDISFRFINNGSIVFTTSGSSSIVNNIASIYGKEIAKSMFYTSNRQKDLYIEAYISKPTLTRGNKQLQVFFVNGRYVKNQILSDAIEEAYKTLITVNRFPICFIYLTVSPNSIDVNIHPTKTEIRFDNELRIKDFVVNTLKKRLLKENLIPSVSFERPKKKEDGYQERILDLPVLKESSELDKTKIIKKEDEWINPVNTRDESLVCEDKSSYHANNKTEQKLTGAFSEKENIKVANQNFHKDIKNKDFKTNNTLIDERKYNKNKEKIQGIRILGQLFNTYLIGQDEASMYLIDQHAAHERIIYDRLLKNYQAQSPVSQKLLAPILIELSLGEFEMVKKNKNIFISLGFEIEEFGINSLIIRSVPVVFGKPEAKKFFIEIVDNLKKDIQSSYDIKIEKIISMSCKQAIKANDQLAPLEIEELMKQLSELENPYTCPHGRPVIISMSKYDIEKKFKRI